The region CGGCGATCTCGCCAACGGCCTCGGCAATCTCGCATCGCGCGTGACGGCAATGATCGTGAAGTACCGTCAGGGCACTATACCATCGGTTACGACAGCAACCTCCCTCGACACTGCGGCCGCTGCAGCGCAGCAGAGCTATGCCGAGGCGTTCGCGCGCAATGCGATCAAGGACGCTGCGGCCGCGCTCTCGGACCTGGTGACCGCTGCGGACGGCTTTATCGCCGCAACCGCACCGTGGTCGCTGGCCAAGGCCGGCAACGACGCAGAGCTCGACGGGACGCTCTCTGCCCTCGCCCGCACACTCGTCCGCCTCGCCGTGATGGCGTCGCCATTCATGCCGACCAAGGCACAGGCGCTCTGGACCGCGCTCGGCCAATCGGGATCACCTGGCGACCCCGAGGCGTGGGCTCGCGCCAAGGATCCCGATATCGGTGGGTCGAAGGTCACCAAGCCCGACAACCTCTTTCCGAAGCCCGCCGCCTGATACGACAAAGGGCGAAGAGAACCGTCTCTTCGCCCTTTCGCCTGCCGGCAACTACTTCGTCAGTTGAACTTCACCGTCGGCACGTTCGCCGCATCGGGGCTGCTCAGATCGAAGTACGGTCGAGGCTTGCCGAGCCCGAACATCTTGGCAGTGAGCACCGTCGGGAACTGCCGGATCGCGCTGTTGAACTGCTGCACTGCCGTGTTGTAGTCGGTGCGGGCGGTGGCAATCCGATGCTCCATTCCTTCGAGCTGATCCTGCAGCGTCCGGAAATTCTCGCTGCTCTGCAACGTCGGGTACGCCTCCTGGATCGCCAGGAGCCGGCCGAGGGGTGCTGCCATCGCCGAATTGGCGGCGGCGATCTGCTGCATGTCGTTGCTCTGCAACGCACCGCTCATCTTTGCCCGCGCGTTGGCGATGGAGATGAAGACGGTGTCCTCATGGTTGGTGATTCCCCGCACCGTGTTCACCAGATTGGGGATCAGGTCATTGCGTTGCTGCAGCTGCACCTTGATCTGGCTCGACGCCTGGTTGATCTGCTCGTCGAGACGCTGCAGCCGGTTGTAGCTGCAACCACTTGCAAGAATCACCAGGCCAGCGAGAAGCGGAGCCGAATAACGGGTACGGCGCATCACTGATCTCCGAGGTGAAATGTGTCTACCAGTTCAACCGTCCGGCACACCAGGTCGAGATACCGGGTGAATGTCTCGGGCGGGCAATTCCATTCGTGTTCGGCGCGATGCATTGCGATCTCGATCGCCACCTGCACGTCGGCGCCGAGTTCGGCGCTGAGCGCCTTCGCCGTCTCGGGCGGCGTGACGCCCGGGCCGCGGCGATATAGCACCGCGATGCACCGCAACAGGGCGAAATAGGTCGAAATCGACGCCAGCGCAAAGCCGCCGAGGATCATCCCGGCATCGCCAAATCGGACATATGCCTGGCGCAGGCGGATCAGCTTTCCGCGCAGTTCCTTTTCGACTGCCTCGCGAAGGTCGGCGGGTGCGACACTCATCCCCTGCACCGGATCGTTGCCGCACAGCACCTTGTGCGACAGCTGCATGTCGGTGATTTCGATCGGGAAGACGTCGTTGGAATGCTCCCATTCGCCGCGGCCCATGATCAGCGGCGGCACGAAGCCGGCCGCATGCCACGCCGTCACCGCCGGCGTCAGCTTGCGCAGCGCGGCGTGCGACACGTCGTCGACCAGCAGCAGCAGATTGACGTCCGAACGCCCCGGAATCCAGTCTCCGCGCGCGGCCGAGCCGTAGAGCATCACGCAGGCATTGAGCCCCGGCAACGCGCTCACCGCGCTGGTCAGTTTCCCGAGTGCCTGGTCGAGCTTGGCACGATCCATCAGAAGCTCCCTCCGGCGCCGCCGCCGCTGAACCCGCCACCACCGCCAAAGCCACCGAATCCGCCGCCGCCACCACCGCCGCCGCCAAATCCTCCGCCGCCGAATCCGCCACCGCCAAAGGAGCGGCCGATCATGTACGGCAGGATCCAGCTGCTTCCGATTCCGCCGCCGCCACCACCACGGCCGCCGCGACCACGCGCGATGAGCGACACGATCCACACGATGAAGATCACCGCGTAGATGATCATCTTGAGCTTGGTGCCGAGCGGAATCGAATCGTCGGATCTCGGCGGCGGACGCGGCCGACGAAGCGACGTATCCTCCACGCCGAGCTCTCGGGCGACCATGTCGCCGATACTGCTCGCGGCGACGTCGAGTGCGCCCGCGTAGTTCCCCTGCTTGAGCGACGGGAGCATCGCGTCACGGATCTGGCCGGAACGGGCGTCGGTGATGGTCCCCTCGAGCCCCTGCCCGGCGCTGATCCAGACCGACCCGTTGTGATCCTTGGTGTGCGGCACCACGAGCACTACCGCACCGGCGTTCCGCAACTTGCTCCCGATCGGCGCATTCTGGCCGACCTTCCAGACGCGGCCGATGTCGCGAGCGACATCCGCCGGGTCGTAGTCGCCAATCGTCGGGAGCGTCACCATGGCGATCTCGGCCCCGGTCACGTCCTGGAGGTGCTGGAGCCGCGCCTCGAGGGCGCCGCGAGTGCTTGCGTCGAGCAGGTTGGCGGCGTCGGTGACGAACCCGGTCGGAGTCGCCGGGAACAGCTTCGCCGTGGGCGGGAGCTGCTGCCCACCGAGCGCCAGAGTTACACCGAGTTGGAGCGCCGCGAGGGCGCCGGTACCTTTCCTCAGAGTCGCCATCTGCTCCAAAGCCTGGTGGACATCACCGGCACCGGACGTCTTTCAGTTCCGGTCCGCAACAAAGATACTCGTTGAGGGCCTCGTGAGTTTCGTTTCGGTCGTTTCGCGCCTGCAACATCTGTCACCGAAGTCCGCCGCGCTCATGCTCGCGTGCGGCGCCTTGTCACTTGGCGCCGTGACACTCGACGCGCAAGCCCAGGCCCAGACGCTTCCGATTGCGGCGCGAGCGAAAGGCCTCAAGACCGCGCCGGTCACGGTGTACGAGATGGCGGACTTCCAGTGTCCGTACTGTCGTCAGTTCGCCGTCGAGACGATGCCGACGATCGACAAGGAATACGTCAAGACCGGCAAGGTACGCTGGGTCTTCATCAACCTGCCGCTGCAATCGCTTCACGCCAACGCCGAGGCCGCGGCCGAATTCGCCGCCTGCGCCGGCCGGGAGAATCGCTTCTGGCAAGCGCACGACATGCTGTACCAGGCACAGGCCGACTGGGAGAACCTTCCCAATCCGGCCGCCTACTTCCAGTCGCACTTCGTCTCGCTCGGGCTCAAGCGCGACAGCATGATGCAATGCCTCACCTCGGGTGCCGGCGCCGCGATGGTCAAGGACGATGCCGCCGGCGCCGAAAAGGCGGGTGCGCACAGCACGCCGACGTTCTACATCGAGGGCGGAATGATGGACGGCGCGCAGCCGATCGGGATCTTCCGCAGGGTGCTCGATTCGATCTACACCGCGAAGAAGAAGCAGCACTGACCGATGCCGTGAGCGTCAACCGCCACTGACCGTCACGATGATGTCGTAGAGCGAGTGGGTCCACGCGGTGATCCCGAAGCCACGCATCAGGTAGAGGGTGCTGAACACCAGGCCGGCGAGGAAGCGAAAGAGGAACGACGACACCTTAAGCGTGTCGCCATAGGCACCGATGTAGTGGAAGGAGGAGAAGAGCAGCGCACTCAGCACCGCCGCGAACACGCCGGCACCGCGCGCCTTCCACCCGAAGACCCTCGTCGCGACGAGCGACAACCCGCCCACGAGAATCACCCGGAACAACAGCTCTTCGTAGATCCCGGCGCCGAGCGACACCATCAATTGCGTCTTGATGTCGAGCCCCTTGATCGGCGCCGCCAGGACGAAGTAGTGGAGCAGTGCCGCCGTGGCATATCGCAGCAGCACGCCGACGACGACGGCAAGGATCACCGACTCGGCGAACATCCCCGCGAAGATCGCCGGCTTGAGCGGACCGCGGTTGCGGCGCCAGTCACGAATCACCAGCCACGCACCGAACGTCACGAGCAGCACGTCGAAGGCGATCACGCCATTCGCGCCGGCGAGCCTCGCGAACGGCGCCTTCAGCATCACGTCAGCGCCGTTGCGCACCCCCGGCGCCGCCGGATCACTCAGCGCCCACGCAAGTACCTCGTAGGCGGCAAGCAACGGAGCCGCGAAGAGGATCGAGTATCGCGGGCTGCGGCTGTAGACGTAATACGCCGGCTGAGGCATCGGCGAAAGGTAGCGGCCCCGGGGAGACCCCGGAGTAGCTTTCGCCATGCCGCGAACGTCAGTCGCTTACCGGATCGCCGCCACCATCGGCGTTCCACTCGTTCCATTGGTGGCACGCACCGGAGGCAGGCGGCATGCTCACGCCGACCGGCTCGATGCGCCGGAAGACCTTCGCGATTGGGCGCAGACGCATCGTGATGCAGCGCGCCCGCTCGCCTGGTTCCACGCTGCTTCGGTTGGTGAGGGGCTCCAGGCGCTGG is a window of Gemmatimonadales bacterium DNA encoding:
- a CDS encoding TPM domain-containing protein, with the protein product MATLRKGTGALAALQLGVTLALGGQQLPPTAKLFPATPTGFVTDAANLLDASTRGALEARLQHLQDVTGAEIAMVTLPTIGDYDPADVARDIGRVWKVGQNAPIGSKLRNAGAVVLVVPHTKDHNGSVWISAGQGLEGTITDARSGQIRDAMLPSLKQGNYAGALDVAASSIGDMVARELGVEDTSLRRPRPPPRSDDSIPLGTKLKMIIYAVIFIVWIVSLIARGRGGRGGGGGGIGSSWILPYMIGRSFGGGGFGGGGFGGGGGGGGGFGGFGGGGGFSGGGAGGSF
- a CDS encoding CPBP family intramembrane glutamic endopeptidase, which encodes MPQPAYYVYSRSPRYSILFAAPLLAAYEVLAWALSDPAAPGVRNGADVMLKAPFARLAGANGVIAFDVLLVTFGAWLVIRDWRRNRGPLKPAIFAGMFAESVILAVVVGVLLRYATAALLHYFVLAAPIKGLDIKTQLMVSLGAGIYEELLFRVILVGGLSLVATRVFGWKARGAGVFAAVLSALLFSSFHYIGAYGDTLKVSSFLFRFLAGLVFSTLYLMRGFGITAWTHSLYDIIVTVSGG
- a CDS encoding LemA family protein, which encodes MRRTRYSAPLLAGLVILASGCSYNRLQRLDEQINQASSQIKVQLQQRNDLIPNLVNTVRGITNHEDTVFISIANARAKMSGALQSNDMQQIAAANSAMAAPLGRLLAIQEAYPTLQSSENFRTLQDQLEGMEHRIATARTDYNTAVQQFNSAIRQFPTVLTAKMFGLGKPRPYFDLSSPDAANVPTVKFN
- a CDS encoding thioredoxin domain-containing protein, with translation MSFVSVVSRLQHLSPKSAALMLACGALSLGAVTLDAQAQAQTLPIAARAKGLKTAPVTVYEMADFQCPYCRQFAVETMPTIDKEYVKTGKVRWVFINLPLQSLHANAEAAAEFAACAGRENRFWQAHDMLYQAQADWENLPNPAAYFQSHFVSLGLKRDSMMQCLTSGAGAAMVKDDAAGAEKAGAHSTPTFYIEGGMMDGAQPIGIFRRVLDSIYTAKKKQH